The following coding sequences are from one Streptomyces sp. NBC_01294 window:
- a CDS encoding HAMP domain-containing sensor histidine kinase: MSLYWRIFLLNAAVLVTAVLLLFGPVTVSTPVLFGEAVVLLAGLAAMLVANAALLRIGLAPLGRLTRAMAAVDLLRPGSRALVEGPGEVAELTASFNAMLGRLEAERAGSSARALSAQEAERRRIAQELHDEVGQTLTAVLLQLKHAADRAPAALREDLHQVQETTRTSLDEIRRIARRLRPGVLEDLGLHSALRALTAEFSSGSLAVRHFIGPGLPPLDDAAELVVYRVAQEALTNAARHAGASEVEVHLSHRPGGAFRLLVRDNGKGIRTAAEGAGIQGMRERALLIGAGLALAGGPHGGTDVRLDVPVSATAGGAGRGNR, from the coding sequence ATGTCGCTGTACTGGCGGATCTTCCTGCTCAACGCGGCCGTGCTCGTCACGGCCGTCCTGCTGCTGTTCGGCCCGGTCACCGTCTCCACCCCGGTCCTCTTCGGCGAGGCCGTCGTGCTGCTCGCCGGGCTGGCGGCCATGCTCGTCGCCAACGCCGCCCTGCTCCGCATCGGCCTGGCCCCGCTCGGCCGGCTGACCCGCGCCATGGCCGCCGTCGACCTGCTGCGCCCGGGCAGCCGGGCCCTCGTCGAAGGCCCCGGCGAAGTGGCCGAGCTGACCGCCTCCTTCAACGCCATGCTCGGCCGGCTGGAGGCCGAACGGGCGGGCAGCAGCGCCCGGGCCCTCTCCGCGCAGGAGGCCGAACGCCGGCGCATCGCCCAGGAACTCCACGACGAGGTCGGCCAGACCCTCACCGCGGTCCTGCTCCAGCTCAAGCACGCCGCCGACCGCGCCCCTGCAGCCCTGCGCGAGGACCTCCACCAGGTGCAGGAGACGACCCGCACCAGCCTGGACGAGATCCGCCGCATCGCCCGCCGGCTGCGCCCGGGCGTCCTGGAGGATCTCGGACTGCACAGCGCCCTGCGCGCGCTGACCGCCGAGTTCAGCAGCGGATCGCTGGCCGTACGGCACTTCATCGGCCCCGGACTGCCCCCGCTGGACGATGCGGCCGAACTCGTCGTCTACCGGGTCGCCCAGGAAGCCCTGACCAACGCCGCCCGGCACGCGGGCGCGAGCGAGGTCGAGGTGCACCTGTCCCACCGGCCGGGCGGGGCGTTCCGGCTCCTGGTACGGGACAACGGCAAGGGCATCCGGACCGCGGCCGAGGGCGCCGGGATCCAGGGCATGCGGGAACGGGCCCTGCTGATCGGTGCCGGCCTCGCCCTCGCGGGCGGCCCGCACGGCGGTACCGACGTACGGCTGGACGTCCCCGTCAGCGCCACCGCAGGCGGCGCCGGGAGAGGAAACCGATGA
- a CDS encoding serine/threonine-protein kinase, which produces MTGRAGHLGALTVPPGYRIGPWVVGHLLGAGAFGSVYAALRAAPEPGLPGRAALKVLPTGTRTPRQLRHLSELAARETEVLRRVCTPRLIRMYEVLTVDDPGHPELDGATVLVLEEAKGSLDALLADGVPAAGPALLAQVCEGLDQLHRAGWVHGDLKPGNVLLMPDGTARLGDFNMAAELEGTHAYSPAFATPDYTPPDLLWSEVGERGMKIRPTADIWAFGVLAHVVLTGSLPLPGGTTAARRDAALRYARGEEELRLSPELPEPWRDIVRDCLARRHEDRAGHTAASLLHRVEAAAAAAADGPGRGCAPPVARGGPEPRSPVSRAPEQGSPEPRSPQPRGPEPGGAGPRRRRRVLIAAGAAALAGLGAAWGSGLFGLGGDDEAKGYDRCRRGAVCFFAKEDGQGEMCSWVDGDADWNDGLNPCPWTARSTPRSVFNNGFDLAEGATQVDVLYYAQTDKRELLGCVKVRTRTNLAGTDNPRSHSWVPNC; this is translated from the coding sequence CTGACCGGGCGAGCCGGGCACTTAGGGGCCCTCACCGTTCCGCCGGGTTACCGGATCGGCCCCTGGGTCGTCGGCCACCTGCTGGGGGCCGGCGCCTTCGGCAGCGTGTACGCGGCCCTGCGCGCCGCCCCCGAGCCCGGCCTGCCCGGCCGGGCCGCGCTCAAGGTCCTCCCGACCGGCACCCGCACCCCGCGCCAGCTGCGCCACCTGAGCGAACTCGCCGCCCGCGAGACCGAGGTGCTGCGCCGCGTGTGCACACCCCGGCTGATCCGGATGTACGAGGTGCTCACCGTCGACGACCCCGGCCACCCCGAACTCGACGGCGCCACCGTGCTCGTCCTGGAGGAGGCCAAGGGGTCCCTGGACGCCCTGCTGGCCGACGGAGTGCCCGCCGCGGGGCCCGCCCTCCTCGCCCAGGTCTGCGAAGGGCTCGACCAACTGCACCGGGCGGGCTGGGTGCACGGCGACCTCAAGCCCGGCAACGTCCTGCTGATGCCCGACGGCACGGCGCGTCTCGGCGACTTCAACATGGCGGCGGAGCTGGAGGGCACCCACGCGTACTCGCCGGCTTTCGCGACGCCCGACTACACCCCGCCCGACCTGCTCTGGTCGGAGGTCGGCGAACGCGGCATGAAGATCCGCCCGACGGCCGACATCTGGGCCTTCGGGGTGCTGGCCCACGTCGTCCTGACCGGCTCGCTGCCGCTGCCCGGCGGCACGACCGCGGCCCGACGGGACGCTGCGCTGCGCTACGCCAGGGGCGAGGAGGAACTGCGCCTGTCACCGGAACTGCCGGAGCCCTGGCGGGACATCGTCCGCGACTGCCTGGCCCGACGGCACGAGGACCGGGCCGGGCACACCGCGGCGTCCCTGCTGCACCGGGTGGAGGCGGCCGCGGCGGCCGCCGCCGACGGGCCCGGCCGGGGCTGCGCACCGCCGGTAGCGCGCGGCGGCCCGGAGCCGCGCAGCCCGGTGTCGCGCGCGCCGGAGCAGGGCAGCCCGGAGCCGCGTAGCCCGCAGCCCCGCGGCCCGGAGCCGGGCGGCGCCGGCCCGCGACGGCGGCGGCGCGTACTGATCGCGGCCGGCGCGGCGGCGCTCGCGGGCCTGGGGGCCGCGTGGGGCTCCGGCCTGTTCGGCCTCGGGGGCGACGACGAGGCGAAGGGGTACGACCGGTGCCGGCGCGGGGCGGTCTGCTTCTTCGCGAAGGAGGACGGCCAGGGCGAGATGTGCTCCTGGGTCGACGGCGACGCCGACTGGAACGACGGCCTGAACCCCTGTCCGTGGACGGCCCGCAGCACGCCCCGCTCGGTCTTCAACAACGGGTTCGACCTCGCCGAGGGGGCGACCCAGGTCGACGTCCTCTACTACGCGCAGACCGACAAACGGGAGCTGCTGGGCTGTGTGAAGGTGCGCACCAGGACCAACCTCGCCGGCACCGACAACCCGCGCTCCCACTCCTGGGTCCCGAACTGCTGA
- a CDS encoding cation:proton antiporter: MHSAVFLIEFGAIILGLGLLGRLAGRFHFSPIPLYLLAGLAFGTGGLLPMGASEEFVAIGAEIGVILLLLMLGLEYTASDLVSNLKTQYPAGLVDFTLNAVPGAVAALLMGWGPVAAVVLAGVTWISSSGVIAKVMGDLGRLGNRETPVILSILVLEDLAMAVYLPIVTALLAGVGLAAGSLTLAIALGVAGAVLFVAVRYGRVISRFVSSDDPEKLLLVVLGLTLLVAGIAQQLQVSAAVGAFLVGIALSGEVAEGTHTLLSPLRDLFAAVFFVFFGLHTDPASIPPVLLPALALALVTTCTKIATGYWAAKRAGVGIKGRWRAGGTLVARGEFSIVIAGLAVTAGIEPALGPLATAYVLILVVVGPLTARYTEPLAAWVRARRTLRPPLLAAVPSPAKSPESAAGRALDPAPDQDPAGRT; encoded by the coding sequence GTGCACTCCGCTGTCTTCCTGATCGAGTTCGGCGCGATCATCCTGGGCCTGGGCCTGCTGGGCAGACTCGCCGGCCGGTTCCACTTCTCCCCGATACCCCTCTACCTGCTGGCCGGTCTCGCCTTCGGCACGGGCGGGCTGCTGCCCATGGGGGCGAGCGAGGAGTTCGTCGCGATCGGCGCCGAGATCGGCGTCATCCTGCTGCTGTTGATGCTGGGGCTGGAGTACACGGCCAGTGACCTGGTCTCCAACCTCAAGACCCAGTACCCGGCCGGGCTGGTCGACTTCACCCTCAACGCCGTGCCCGGCGCGGTCGCCGCGCTGCTGATGGGCTGGGGGCCGGTGGCCGCCGTGGTCCTGGCCGGCGTCACGTGGATCTCCTCCTCCGGCGTGATCGCCAAGGTCATGGGGGACCTCGGGCGGCTCGGCAACCGCGAGACCCCCGTCATCCTCAGCATCCTCGTCCTCGAAGACCTGGCGATGGCCGTCTACCTGCCCATCGTCACGGCGCTCCTGGCCGGGGTCGGTCTCGCGGCGGGCAGCCTGACCCTGGCGATCGCCCTCGGTGTCGCGGGCGCCGTGCTGTTCGTCGCCGTCCGCTACGGGCGGGTGATCTCCCGGTTCGTCTCCAGTGACGACCCGGAGAAGCTGCTCCTGGTCGTCCTGGGCCTGACCCTGCTGGTCGCGGGCATCGCCCAGCAGCTGCAGGTCTCCGCCGCGGTCGGCGCGTTCCTGGTCGGCATCGCCCTGTCCGGCGAGGTGGCCGAGGGCACGCACACCCTGCTCAGCCCGCTGCGCGACCTGTTCGCCGCGGTGTTCTTCGTCTTCTTCGGCCTGCACACCGATCCGGCCAGCATTCCGCCGGTCCTGCTGCCCGCGCTCGCGCTCGCCCTGGTCACCACGTGCACGAAGATCGCCACCGGGTACTGGGCCGCGAAGCGGGCCGGGGTCGGGATCAAGGGCCGCTGGCGCGCCGGCGGCACGCTCGTCGCGCGCGGCGAGTTCTCCATCGTCATCGCCGGACTCGCCGTCACGGCGGGCATCGAGCCCGCGCTGGGCCCGCTGGCCACGGCGTACGTGCTGATCCTCGTGGTGGTCGGGCCGCTCACCGCCCGCTACACCGAGCCCCTGGCCGCCTGGGTCAGGGCGCGGCGTACGCTCCGCCCGCCTCTGCTCGCGGCCGTGCCCTCGCCCGCGAAGTCCCCGGAATCGGCCGCCGGAAGGGCCTTGGATCCGGCCCCCGACCAGGACCCGGCCGGCCGGACCTGA
- a CDS encoding cation:proton antiporter regulatory subunit, giving the protein MSTTPLPGIGVQYDLTTREHRHLSVIAHRDGTRTVNVYRADDPDACAQSLHLTGAETASLIDALMPAHHSPNVLHTTDLGLVAERIELSAHSHWNGRLLGETRMRTETGASIVAVLRRAEARPSPAPDFRLAGGDTLIVIGTREGVDAAASILGRE; this is encoded by the coding sequence ATGAGCACCACGCCACTGCCCGGCATCGGGGTCCAGTACGACCTCACCACCCGCGAACACCGCCACCTGTCGGTGATCGCCCACCGGGACGGAACCCGCACGGTGAACGTCTACCGGGCGGACGATCCCGACGCGTGCGCACAGTCCCTGCACCTGACCGGTGCGGAGACCGCCTCTCTGATCGACGCCCTGATGCCCGCCCACCACAGCCCCAACGTGCTGCACACCACCGACCTCGGGCTGGTCGCCGAGCGCATCGAGCTGTCCGCGCACTCGCACTGGAACGGCCGCCTGCTGGGCGAGACCCGGATGCGGACCGAGACGGGCGCCTCGATCGTGGCGGTCCTGCGCCGGGCGGAGGCCCGCCCCTCCCCCGCGCCCGATTTCCGCCTCGCCGGCGGCGACACGCTCATCGTGATCGGCACCCGCGAGGGCGTCGACGCGGCCGCCTCGATACTCGGACGGGAGTGA
- a CDS encoding HypC/HybG/HupF family hydrogenase formation chaperone — protein MCLAVPGRVLDIGEKDGTRMATVDFGGVQKEVCLEYLPDLQVGEYAIVHVGFALQRLDEESARQTLELFEQLGMLQEEFGDPWEQAAAQAGADSPWPFADEPAVAAPQEEVQP, from the coding sequence ATGTGCCTGGCGGTACCCGGCAGAGTGCTTGACATCGGGGAGAAGGACGGCACCCGCATGGCTACCGTCGACTTCGGCGGTGTGCAGAAGGAGGTGTGCCTGGAGTACCTGCCGGACCTGCAGGTGGGCGAGTACGCCATCGTCCACGTGGGGTTCGCCCTCCAGCGACTCGACGAGGAGTCGGCCCGGCAGACCCTCGAACTCTTCGAGCAACTCGGCATGCTCCAGGAGGAGTTCGGCGACCCGTGGGAGCAGGCCGCCGCACAGGCCGGCGCCGACTCCCCCTGGCCCTTCGCCGACGAACCGGCCGTCGCCGCACCGCAGGAGGAAGTCCAGCCGTGA
- a CDS encoding ArsB/NhaD family transporter: MRAGTWLALAVFATTYLLIATERVHRVAGALGGAVVMLVIGATGPDHAFFSDVTGIDWNVIVLLLGMMLIVAVLKRTGIFEFVAIWAAKRAGGRPYRLMVLLILATAFLSAWLDNVTTVLLIAPVTIVVCRRLGVPVVPYLIAEVMACNIGGAATLIGDPPNIMIGSRAGLSFNDFLLHMAPITTLLVVVFAVMARWMFRDAFRYDPKRAAHVMAMRERDAIKDGRLLAVSGVVIVIVMACFVLHTTLHLEPSVVAITGGLVLLAVSRLKAAEVAADVEWPTLAFFTGLFVMVGAMVRSGVITDVGQAAARALDGNLLGASMALLFGSIVPSAVIDNIPFVASTSPIVAEIVAACGGNEQAQVLWWSFALGADLAGNATIVASSANVVVVGIADRAGHHISFWQFSRYGLIVTAVTTVLAGVYVWLRYFVLA; this comes from the coding sequence GTGCGCGCTGGCACGTGGCTCGCCCTCGCGGTCTTCGCCACCACCTACCTGCTGATCGCGACCGAACGGGTGCACCGGGTCGCCGGTGCGCTCGGGGGCGCGGTGGTGATGCTCGTGATCGGGGCGACCGGTCCCGATCACGCGTTCTTCTCCGACGTGACCGGCATCGACTGGAACGTCATCGTCCTGCTCCTGGGCATGATGCTGATCGTCGCCGTGCTCAAACGGACCGGGATCTTCGAGTTCGTTGCGATCTGGGCGGCGAAACGGGCCGGCGGCCGCCCGTACCGGCTGATGGTGCTGCTCATCCTCGCGACCGCGTTCCTGTCCGCGTGGCTGGACAACGTGACCACGGTGCTGCTGATCGCCCCGGTCACCATCGTGGTCTGCCGGCGCCTGGGCGTGCCCGTGGTGCCGTACCTGATCGCCGAGGTGATGGCCTGCAACATCGGCGGCGCCGCCACCCTGATCGGTGACCCGCCCAACATCATGATCGGGTCCCGCGCGGGCCTGTCGTTCAACGACTTCCTGCTCCACATGGCACCCATCACCACCCTGCTCGTCGTGGTGTTCGCGGTGATGGCCCGGTGGATGTTCCGCGACGCGTTCCGTTACGACCCCAAGCGCGCGGCCCACGTGATGGCCATGCGGGAGCGGGACGCCATCAAGGACGGCCGGCTGCTGGCCGTCAGCGGAGTCGTCATCGTCATCGTGATGGCCTGCTTCGTCCTCCACACCACCCTGCACCTCGAACCCTCGGTGGTCGCCATCACCGGCGGGCTGGTCCTGCTGGCCGTCTCACGGCTGAAGGCGGCGGAGGTCGCGGCGGATGTGGAGTGGCCCACGCTGGCCTTCTTCACCGGCCTGTTCGTCATGGTCGGCGCGATGGTGCGCAGCGGCGTCATCACCGACGTCGGCCAGGCCGCCGCCCGCGCCTTGGACGGCAATCTGCTCGGCGCCTCCATGGCCCTGCTGTTCGGTTCGATCGTGCCCTCGGCGGTGATCGACAACATCCCCTTCGTCGCGTCCACCAGCCCGATCGTCGCCGAGATCGTCGCGGCGTGCGGCGGCAACGAGCAGGCGCAGGTGCTGTGGTGGTCCTTCGCCCTCGGCGCGGACCTCGCGGGCAACGCCACGATCGTCGCCTCCTCCGCCAACGTGGTCGTGGTGGGCATAGCCGACCGCGCGGGACACCACATCTCCTTCTGGCAGTTCAGCCGCTACGGCCTGATCGTCACCGCCGTCACCACCGTCCTCGCGGGGGTGTACGTGTGGCTGCGCTACTTCGTCCTCGCCTGA
- a CDS encoding peptidoglycan DD-metalloendopeptidase family protein: MLRYLRRLRVVVLTCVAGLVLAGAPGSAVAQGAAAAAKPQFQLPFPCGTTWEMHTWGHNPALDIVVEGNTGSDGLPVLASAAGVVSAAYWNNGSGNTIQISHGNGWFSAYYHLKDDPAAYVKKGDAVQPSTRIGRIGTSGASDWSHLHYEQRYLASGDFTDESHRVPVHFDGVEYTGPARDWPSVTSRNCSGTPAAWQDCPSGSVCFYSCADGTGTVCRSAADEPNSTCGLRRSFFNNGTQQPGYDHVQVYFKEGGSACLHFGWDEGRGNLPAGGRTIDRFQWRGEC, translated from the coding sequence ATGCTGCGGTACCTGCGCAGGCTGCGGGTGGTGGTGCTGACGTGCGTGGCGGGACTGGTGCTGGCGGGTGCGCCCGGCTCCGCCGTGGCCCAGGGGGCGGCGGCCGCGGCGAAGCCGCAGTTCCAGCTGCCGTTCCCGTGCGGCACGACCTGGGAGATGCACACCTGGGGCCACAACCCCGCGTTGGACATCGTGGTGGAGGGCAACACCGGCTCCGACGGCCTGCCCGTCCTGGCGTCCGCCGCCGGAGTGGTGTCCGCCGCCTACTGGAACAACGGATCGGGCAACACCATCCAGATCAGCCACGGCAACGGCTGGTTCTCGGCGTACTACCACCTGAAGGACGACCCGGCGGCCTACGTCAAGAAGGGCGACGCGGTCCAGCCCTCCACCCGGATCGGCAGGATCGGGACCTCGGGCGCCTCGGACTGGTCCCACCTGCACTACGAGCAGCGCTACCTGGCCTCGGGCGACTTCACCGACGAGAGCCACCGCGTGCCGGTCCACTTCGACGGCGTCGAGTACACGGGCCCCGCGAGGGACTGGCCGAGCGTCACCAGCCGCAACTGCTCCGGCACGCCCGCCGCATGGCAGGACTGCCCGTCCGGATCCGTCTGCTTCTACTCGTGCGCCGACGGCACGGGCACCGTCTGCCGTTCCGCCGCCGACGAGCCGAACAGCACCTGCGGCCTGCGCCGCTCCTTCTTCAACAACGGTACGCAGCAGCCGGGTTACGACCACGTGCAGGTGTACTTCAAGGAGGGCGGCAGCGCCTGCCTGCACTTCGGCTGGGACGAGGGGCGCGGAAACCTGCCCGCCGGCGGCCGGACCATCGACCGTTTCCAGTGGCGCGGTGAGTGCTGA
- a CDS encoding response regulator transcription factor, with the protein MTTPDRPPTRVLLADDHALVRRGVRLILDAEPDLTVVAEAGDGAEAVALARTEDVDLAVLDVAMPRMTGLQAARELSRLRPDLRILILTMYDNEQYFFEALKAGAAGYVPKSVADRDLVEACRAAIRDEPFIYPGAETTLIRNYLDRARQGDPLPARAITEREEEILKLVAEGHSSKEIGDLLVISAKTVERHRANLLQKLGMRDRLELTRYAIRVGLIEP; encoded by the coding sequence ATGACCACACCGGACCGGCCGCCGACCCGCGTCCTGCTCGCCGACGACCACGCCCTCGTCCGGCGCGGGGTCAGGCTCATCCTCGACGCCGAACCGGACCTGACGGTGGTCGCCGAGGCCGGGGACGGCGCCGAGGCCGTCGCCCTGGCCCGTACCGAGGACGTGGACCTCGCCGTCCTCGACGTCGCGATGCCCCGCATGACCGGGCTGCAGGCCGCGCGGGAACTGTCCCGGCTGCGGCCGGACCTGCGCATCCTCATCCTGACCATGTACGACAACGAGCAGTACTTCTTCGAGGCGCTCAAGGCCGGGGCCGCAGGCTACGTTCCCAAGTCCGTCGCCGACCGCGACCTCGTCGAGGCGTGCCGCGCGGCCATCAGGGACGAGCCCTTCATCTACCCCGGAGCCGAGACCACCCTCATCCGCAACTACCTCGACCGGGCCCGCCAAGGCGATCCGCTGCCCGCCCGGGCGATCACCGAACGCGAGGAGGAGATCCTCAAACTCGTCGCCGAAGGGCACTCCTCCAAGGAGATCGGCGACCTCCTCGTCATCAGCGCCAAGACCGTGGAGCGCCACCGGGCCAACCTCCTGCAGAAGCTGGGGATGCGCGACCGCCTGGAGCTGACCCGGTACGCGATCCGGGTGGGCCTGATCGAGCCGTAG
- a CDS encoding FHA domain-containing protein, translated as MYSILVVPGPTMAPAAHIRLAPGQTLRFGREEAGDGSLHVPHAGVSRSAGEIAATGTYWSLSNLSGSSTYVVENPEGAGEHIKIAPGRLGAPVPFEFSRIVLPAGSELLTLDVWAPRHDYADRDAPGEPDGEPTALAFPLDRSSRYFLVLTALCEPRLRGEPHASLPTVEQVVERLKPVWPAANRAAVQWNIDYLAVKLRLKPGPDTADPGPRLVGKKETLVSLALRFDLVREHDLAVLPAAPTGTAR; from the coding sequence GTGTACAGCATCCTCGTGGTTCCGGGGCCCACCATGGCCCCGGCCGCACACATCCGATTAGCACCGGGGCAGACCCTCCGGTTCGGCCGTGAAGAAGCAGGCGACGGCAGCCTGCACGTCCCGCACGCCGGCGTCTCGCGCTCCGCGGGGGAGATCGCGGCCACCGGCACGTACTGGTCGCTCAGCAACCTCAGCGGTTCGTCGACCTACGTGGTCGAGAACCCCGAGGGCGCCGGCGAACACATCAAGATCGCGCCCGGCCGGCTGGGCGCACCCGTCCCCTTCGAGTTCTCCCGGATCGTCCTGCCGGCGGGCTCCGAACTGCTCACCCTGGACGTCTGGGCACCGCGCCACGACTACGCCGACCGCGACGCACCCGGCGAGCCCGACGGGGAGCCGACCGCGCTCGCCTTCCCGCTCGACCGCTCCAGCCGGTACTTCCTGGTCCTCACCGCGCTCTGCGAGCCGCGGCTGCGCGGCGAACCGCACGCCTCGCTGCCCACCGTCGAGCAGGTCGTCGAACGGCTGAAGCCGGTGTGGCCGGCGGCCAACCGCGCGGCCGTGCAGTGGAACATCGACTACCTCGCGGTCAAGCTCCGCCTCAAGCCCGGCCCCGACACGGCGGATCCGGGACCGCGGCTCGTCGGCAAGAAGGAGACCCTGGTCTCCCTCGCCCTGCGCTTCGACCTCGTCCGCGAGCACGACCTGGCGGTCCTTCCGGCCGCCCCGACCGGTACCGCCCGCTGA
- the hypE gene encoding hydrogenase expression/formation protein HypE produces MSDTALDITGWTCPAPLRDRPRVVMGHGGGGALSAELVQHLFAPAFGGDVLAQLGDSAAVSLGGVRLAFSTDSYVVRPLFFPGGSIGDLAVNGTVNDLAMSGARAAYLSCGFILEEGALMSVVARVAEAMGRAARAAGVEVATGDTKVVETGHGDGVYINTSGIGLIPDGVDLRPQRVVPGDVVIVSGEVGLHGVAIMSVREGLEFGVDIESDCAALGGLVQSMLAVTPDLHVLRDPTRGGLAASLNEIAAASGTGVVIHEGRVPVPAAVANACAILGLDPFYVANEGKLVAFVPREHADAVLDAMRAHPLGRHAAVIGEAVDAHPGLVVARTALGGTRVVDLPIGEQLPRIC; encoded by the coding sequence TTGTCTGACACCGCACTCGACATCACGGGCTGGACCTGCCCGGCCCCGCTGCGCGACCGCCCCCGCGTGGTGATGGGCCACGGCGGCGGCGGCGCGCTCTCCGCCGAGCTGGTCCAGCACCTCTTCGCGCCCGCCTTCGGCGGTGACGTGCTGGCCCAGCTCGGGGACTCCGCGGCCGTCTCCCTCGGGGGCGTCCGGCTCGCCTTCTCCACCGACTCCTACGTCGTGCGGCCGCTGTTCTTCCCCGGCGGCTCCATCGGTGACCTCGCGGTCAACGGCACGGTCAACGACCTGGCCATGAGCGGAGCCCGAGCCGCCTACCTGTCCTGCGGGTTCATCCTCGAAGAGGGCGCCCTGATGTCCGTGGTGGCGCGCGTGGCCGAGGCCATGGGCCGCGCCGCGCGGGCCGCGGGCGTGGAGGTGGCGACCGGCGACACCAAGGTGGTCGAAACGGGCCACGGGGACGGCGTCTACATCAACACCTCGGGCATCGGGCTGATCCCCGACGGGGTGGACCTGCGCCCGCAGCGGGTCGTGCCCGGCGACGTCGTGATCGTCAGCGGCGAGGTCGGACTCCACGGGGTGGCGATCATGAGCGTCCGCGAGGGGCTGGAATTCGGCGTGGACATCGAGAGCGACTGCGCGGCCCTGGGCGGTCTCGTGCAGAGCATGCTCGCCGTCACCCCGGACCTGCACGTGCTGCGCGACCCCACCCGGGGCGGTCTCGCGGCCTCCCTCAACGAGATCGCGGCCGCCTCGGGCACCGGCGTCGTGATCCACGAGGGCCGGGTCCCGGTCCCCGCCGCCGTCGCGAACGCCTGCGCGATCCTCGGCCTCGACCCGTTCTACGTGGCCAACGAGGGCAAGTTGGTCGCCTTCGTCCCCCGCGAGCACGCCGATGCCGTCCTCGACGCCATGCGCGCCCATCCGCTGGGCCGCCACGCGGCGGTGATCGGCGAGGCCGTCGACGCCCACCCGGGCCTGGTCGTGGCCCGTACCGCCCTCGGCGGCACCCGGGTGGTCGACCTGCCGATCGGGGAGCAGCTGCCGCGCATCTGCTGA
- the hypD gene encoding hydrogenase formation protein HypD, translating to MKYIDEFQDPALARRLLDDIHATVTRPWALMEVCGGQTHTIIRHGIDQLLPDQVELIHGPGCPVCVTPLEVIDKALEIASRPDVIFCSFGDMLRVPGTGRDLFQVRSEGGDVRVVYSPLDALRIAQENPQRQVVFFGIGFETTAPPNAMTVYQAKKLGIRNFSLLVSHVRVPPAIEAIMQSPSCRVQGFLAAGHVCSVMGMGEYPELAARHRVPIVVTGFEPLDILEGVRRAVRQLERGEHTVDNAYARAVRPEGNPAALAMLEDVFEVTDRAWRGIGVIPDSGWRLSPRYRDFDAEHRFSVTGINTVEPAECRSGEVLQGLLKPHECEAFGTLCTPRSPLGATMVSSEGACAAYYLYRRLDLGTVPAAPTTAPEASPVV from the coding sequence GTGAAGTACATCGACGAATTCCAGGACCCGGCGCTCGCCCGCCGGCTGCTCGACGACATCCACGCCACCGTGACCCGTCCCTGGGCCCTGATGGAGGTCTGCGGCGGCCAGACCCACACCATCATCCGGCACGGGATCGACCAACTGCTCCCGGACCAGGTGGAATTGATCCACGGTCCGGGCTGCCCGGTGTGCGTCACGCCGCTGGAGGTCATCGACAAGGCGCTGGAGATCGCCTCCCGCCCCGACGTGATCTTCTGTTCCTTCGGGGACATGCTCCGGGTGCCCGGGACCGGCCGCGACCTGTTCCAGGTGCGCAGCGAGGGCGGCGACGTACGCGTCGTCTACTCCCCGCTCGACGCCCTGAGGATCGCCCAGGAGAACCCGCAGCGCCAGGTGGTGTTCTTCGGCATCGGCTTCGAGACCACCGCGCCGCCCAACGCCATGACGGTGTACCAGGCGAAGAAGCTGGGCATCCGCAACTTCAGCCTGCTCGTGTCCCACGTCCGGGTCCCCCCGGCCATCGAGGCGATCATGCAGTCGCCGAGCTGCCGGGTCCAGGGGTTCCTCGCCGCCGGGCACGTGTGCAGCGTGATGGGCATGGGCGAGTACCCCGAACTGGCCGCGCGCCACCGCGTGCCGATCGTGGTGACGGGATTCGAGCCGCTGGACATCCTGGAGGGCGTACGCCGGGCCGTGCGGCAGCTGGAACGCGGCGAGCACACCGTCGACAACGCCTACGCGCGGGCCGTCCGCCCGGAGGGCAACCCGGCCGCGCTCGCCATGCTGGAGGACGTCTTCGAAGTCACCGACCGGGCCTGGCGCGGCATCGGCGTCATCCCCGACAGCGGCTGGCGGCTGTCCCCCCGCTACCGGGACTTCGACGCCGAACACCGCTTCTCCGTCACCGGCATCAACACCGTGGAGCCGGCCGAGTGCCGCAGCGGCGAGGTGCTCCAGGGGCTGCTCAAGCCGCACGAGTGCGAGGCTTTCGGCACGCTGTGCACCCCGCGCAGCCCGCTCGGCGCCACCATGGTCTCCAGCGAGGGCGCCTGCGCCGCGTACTACCTCTACCGGCGGCTGGACCTGGGGACCGTGCCCGCCGCCCCGACCACCGCGCCGGAGGCGAGCCCCGTTGTCTGA